The following is a genomic window from Bdellovibrionales bacterium.
GAAAAAGCTCAACTCATAACCCGGCATAAACTGCTCAAGCACAGCCTTGCTTCCAGCTTCCCCCAAAGTTTTCTTCTCGAAAAAATCCTCGGCCGCGCGCTTGAGGTCCTCAAGTTGAGAGCAAATCACAACACCTTTTCCGCCCGCCAAGCCATCGGCCTTGAGCACATACGGAGGGGTAAAGTTTGGAGCCGCTTCGAGAGTTTGTGCGACGGAAGTCACCACTTTAAATGCCGCCGTGGGTACACCGGCCGACTGCAGGAAGTTTTTTGTGAAGATTTTGCTACCCTCGAGCTGTGCGGCATTGGCACTGGGGCCAAAAACTAAAACCCCGGCTTTACGTAAGTCATCGGCGAGCCCGTCCACCAGCGGTTGCTCCGGTCCAATCACAACGAGATCAAAAGAAAACTTTTTGCACAGGGCGAGAACCTGAGATTTATCACTAATGTCGATTTTATGAATAATGGCTTGAACCATGCCTGGGTTACCGGGAGCCACATGCACTTCGGTGGTCGATGGAGAAAAATAAAGGGCTCTGACAAGAGCATGTTCGCGTCCACCTTGGCCAATAACTAATATGCGCATATTGATCCTTTACTCATTTTAAAATTGGCCCTAAATTACTGGGAATTGCCCTTCTCCGCAAATGAAAACTGATTTTGGGGAGATTCTACAGGAAGGATTTTATGAAGCCTTTTGAAGCCCTCGATTTTTACAACATCGACTCTCTCCTCACCGACGAGGAGCGCGCCGTCCGCGATTCGATCCGCAACTACGTTACTCAGAACATAATGCCATCAATCGCTACGCATTATCACAACCATACTTTTCCCAAAAATATCTTTAAAGAATTAGGCGCACTCGGAGCACTGGGAGCCAACCTTACGGGTTACGGATGTGCGGGCTTAGGTCATGTGAGTTACGGTTTGATAATGCAGGAGCTTGAGCGCGCCGATAGTGGAATTCGTAGTGCGATCAGTGTGCAAGGAGCCCTCTGCATGTTTCCTATCTGGGCTTACGCCAGCGAAGAGGTCAAAAATAAATTTCTGCCCGCGATGGCTCGTGGCGAAGTGATCGGTTGCTTTGGTCTCACCGAATCCGATCACGGCTCGAATCCTTCAGGCATGCAAACTCGGGCGAAGAAAAAAGGAAACGACTACGTTATTAACGGCAGCAAAATGTGGATCACTAATGGAGGACTTGCCGACATCGCTATTGTTTGGGCGAAACTTGAAGATGAAAGCGATCGCATTACAGGCTTTATCATCCCTACCAACACACCGGGCTTTTCAACTCGCACCATTGAAAAAAAATTCAGTCTCAATGCCTCGGTCACTTCTGAACTGATTTTCCAAAACTGCGTGATTCCGGGAGAGTATCGATTGAATGTCAGTGGACTTAAAGGTCCCTTTAGCTGTTTGAATCATGCGCGCTATGGAATTTCTTGGGGAGCCATGGGATCCGCGATGGCCTGTTTCGACGAAGCCAAAAATTATGCCCTCACCCGCATTCAGTTCGATAAGCCCATCGCTTCATTTCAACTGGTTCAGGCGAAACTCGTCTACATGTTAAGTGAAATCACAAAGGGCCAACTCCTTTCATACCAGCTTGGAAGAATGAAAGAGAACAATACGGCCACTCCTCAGCAAATCTCGCTGGCTAAAATGAACAATGTCTCTAAAGCCCTTGAAATAGCGAGAATCACCCGAGACATTCTGGGAGCCTCGGGAATCACTTTAGAATACCAATGCGGTCGTCACATGATGAATCTCGAGAGCGTCAACACCTACGAAGGCACTGAGGATATCCACCGCCTAATTCTCGGCGAACACATCACCGGAATCGCGGCCTTTAAGTGATTCGAGCCTGAAAGGACTTCCCTATCGCTTTGTCTCAATTCAATAAACAGCTGTCAAAAAACTAGACAGCTTTCCCTCGACAGTCGCTTTAAGCCGGCTCCCCACCTGGCATTCGCCATGCATTAGTAAAGCGTATGGGGAAGTTCGATTCTAACAACAAATTCTATATCGTGGCCTTCTGCCTGCTGATGGGTGGAGCCTTTGCGTTTATGGGGGCTGACAAAACAAAGACCCAATCGCAACGCTACGCTATGGATTATGACGATGATGGCCTAGAGGTCGCCTACAGATCGGGTGGCGATCGTGGTCGGCGCTTTAGAGAGGCCAAACCCAATCTTCCCACATCACCTAAAGTGAATTACGAATATATATCAAGCCCGACGGCCTATCAGCATGCAAACGCCTTTGTCTCGGAAGACACTAGTCATCTCTCACAAGTCGCAAAAGTGACCCTTGAGAAAGACAAAAAGAAAAAAGTTCGAATTTCGAAAGCGCGATTATCTTTAGCAAAAGCTAAGGAGTCCGCTCGCAAAAAGAAAATGTCAGACTCTTTATCTAATTCTTCTATGATCAACGGGGGTGGCACCGGACTCGCGGCAGCCAATCCTCAGCAAGCCCAACAAGAAAAGGAAAAAGAAGAAGAAAACCTGGATACCGTCGATTTTTGGGTCGATCCCATTTTTAGAAAAGTAGAGTACGAAGCTGTTATGAAGCTTATCGATTCCTATCAAATCAAGAAAGTTTCTCCGAGTGTGTTTTACACGGTCGTCGATGATATGAGTCACGATGAGCGCGATCAATTGCGCGAATACGGTTTATTAGCCTTATCCTCGACGCCCAGTGCACGGAGCTTTTCGCAACTCACTTGGATTAAACACAATGATACTGACGCTACTCTTCGCACGACGGCGAATAACGAAGTGGCGAATTACACCGATGCATCTCGACTCAACTATATTGTTACCGCATTAAAGGCCACTAGCTCTGGATCCCCACGAACAACAATTGAAGCCTTGCGTGTGGTTCGGGCCGCGACTGAAAAATACGCCCGCGGCATAACTCAACAGACCACACAACCCACTCCGGTGAAATCCAATTCCGCATCGGCAATTAGCAAGATTGCAAATGCGGCGGAAGTGATTACGACAACTCACCTCAAGTCCTCTGACGCGACCGTAAAGGCCGAAGCTCAACAAACGATGAATACGGTCAATCGTTACATCAACTTGTAATTTTGAGCTCCCCCACATATGATGGCGGGACATGCTTTACCTTCTCAGCTTAATTACCGCATTTCAAATGAGTCACGCCGAATTCCGCCTGACGAATAACCTTAATGCCGCTGATCGCACGCAACTGGTAAAGACGTTGGGACTTAGCACCTCTAGTAAAAATCTAACAAGCGTAAAACCTTTGGGAAGTGATAACGGATTGGAAGTGAGCTTCATGATGGAGATGATGGATATCGACAATGTCTCCCAATACATTACGAGCCCAGGAGATAATAATTTTTTGTACTACCCTAAGATCCTCATCGGTAAGGGATTGTTTGAACGCGCCGATATCTTTTTCCACTTTATTCCCTACACCGAGAGCTTAGGTCTTTCTGAAGTGGGCGCCATGTTTCGCTATAACTTTTTTCGCTCAAGCCAAAATTTATTCTACTCTTCGATTTTACTTCATGGAAGTAGCGCCAATTTTAACAACCAGCTCACCACTCGAAATATTGGTGGGGATCTTCTCATGGGTCTCGATTGGGAGAGCTTCGCTCTTTTCTCCGGAATTGGTCATGCCCGTTCCGTTGGAAAATTTAACGGTGGCACTTTTGGCGTCACGGATTCTATGAATAATCAGCAGGAATCGACAGCAACCCTGCACGTTTCCCTAGGTGCGGTCTTTCGCTATTCGATAATGAGTCTGACGCTGTCTTATGATCGCTATGACGAAGAAGTCTATACTGCTAAATTTGGATTTACTTGGTAGCTTTTTCGATAATTTGAGTGGTGGATCGGCCTTCGATAAAATTCAGAGACCACACTTGTCCCCCATAGCCTTGAACGTAGGTTCCGCCAACAATTTGCTCCACTTTCCAATCGCCACCTTTGACCAAGATATCCGGGTGAACTTTCCGTATTAATTCTTCCGGTGTATCTTGTGTGAAGATTTCGGCATGATCCACGGATTTGAGACCCATTAAAATTTCCGCTCGATCCGATTGGGTTTGAATGGGGCGCTGTGGCCCCTTTAAACGCTTAACGCTGTCATCTGAATTGACTCCGACGATGAGGACATCTCCGAGTTTTTTAGCCTCGGCCAAATAACGAACGTGACCGATGTGTAAAAGATCAAAGCAGCCATTAGTGAAAACGATTTTTTTCTTTTCACTGCGCCATTGATTTAAAACTGTAGTGAGATCGGGAGGCGTCCACATGAGCTTAGTAGGTTCTCATGTAGAGTTTAAGTCCGCTAAAGTAATAAGCCACATCACGCTTCGCGATAAACGAAACCAGAGGGACGATCACAAAGCCTGTGGCCGCAATCAAAATCATTCGTGCAATCACTTGGAACGGATAATACCAGTGGCCACGGTCGGGCTCCATACCCAGTTGAATATCAAAGGCCCAATCACCCAGAGTCGAACCCCAAATGCCCCGAGCGGCCATGTAGTACAAAAGATAAATCCCAAAAGTAATGGTCGCCACTTCCATGGACGTTTGCAGTGGTGTTCCCGGGTGCAAAACAACGGCGATCAAATCAATACCCGTGAGCACAACAAGTCCGACCATAAATAACGCCGTCAATCCCAGGATCACCAGACCATCCAGCAGCGCCGAAGTAAAACTCGACGAAACCGAAACATATTGCTCGCGCACTTCGACAGATTGGTGAAAGAAGGGCCGGCGGAAACCCACTTGAGGGAATGCTTTTTCTAAAGTGTTGTTTAGACTCACATCCACGCGCTCATCAAGAATGGCCGAGATTTCTTTTTCGGCCGAAAGATCTTTGTTGAGAGGAGACTCGTATTCGCTGCGACCGATGGGTCGATAAACTTTAACCACTTCTTTGCCAGAATTTTTTGGAGGAACTTTTTTCTCATCAAAAATATCCATCGAAGGAGGGAGGGCACTCATCAACTCTGCAATCGAATGACTTGTCTTTGATGGAGCTTTCGTATCCCAATCCACGGGCTTCTCGAAAATATCAGGCTTTACCGCTTCCCGTTTGGGAGAGACAGAAGGAGTGGCATCGGGTTTTGAGAGAAGATCCTCGGTGCGATAGGCTCCCGATTTGCGAGACGCCGTGGTGTTGACCTTGATGTTCTTAACCTCTTCGGCCTTTTTATCAAACCCAAGCCCCGTCGTGATCGGCTTAAAATCAAAATCATCCATTTCCATCTCACTGCTCCTATTTCGCATGCGGCTGTGATTTAGAACTGCTCTTATTTTTTCGGACGCTCATGGCCGAGTTCCGCTTCCCGCGGCTGTCTGAGGACAGGAGTGTCCGAAAAAATAAGAGCAGTTCTAAATCACACCCAGCTCATACTTTATGATGCCCAGCAAGGTGACGCAAGCCGTTTCGACTCGCAGCACCTGTTGACCCAATGAGACAGGAAAAAGGTTAATCGATTTAAACAGTTCCACTTCTTTGTGAGAGAACCCGCCTTCACTGCCCACGAAAATCCAGATATGATCGATCTTACCCTGAACCTCTTGAAGAGCGGCTTTTAATGAGCCCCCCTCACCCTCGTAGGCGAAAACTCCGGCGGTTTTCTCCTGAGTCTTAAACGTCTTTAAAAGCTCGTCCAAATGCACGGCCTCGGTCAAATTCAAACGATCGGCCCTGCCAGTCTGTTGAGTTGCCGAGATTAGAATTTTTTCGAAGCGCTTCCGTTTATCTTTAAGAAGTGAGGACTGTGTCTTAACAAAACTAAAATCAGAAAAGAAAGGATGAATAGAGTGCACACCCATCTCTACCGACTTTTCAAGGACGCCTTCGAGAGTGGCTATTTTAGGAACCGACAGCGCAAGATGAATATGCGGTTTGGGCAACGCCGGAACTTCGCGCCACTCAATAACCTTTGCAACACCCGATTTTTTTCCGACTTCGATCACTTCAACAAGAGCGGCCCAACCGGTGCTGGTCAAAACTTCAAATTTAGATCCCACATCCTGCCGACAAACCACACAGATGTGATGGAAAATTTCTCCATCAAAGGTAATTTGAGATTTCTGTCGATCAAGATCACCCAACCAATATCTACGCATAATCCTCCGGTACCCGGTACCTTTTGCGGAGGCACCGCATCGTTTTGTTTTAATGCAGGCATTCTATCCGCACACTCTAATTCTATGCCTAGAAAAATTATACCTATTTGCCCACAGGATCCCTATCATATTTCCGCTCGCTGCCACAACCAGGAGTGGTTTACTCTTCCCATGCCCGACGTTTGGAACGTAATGGAGGACTACCTTTATCTCGTCGGGCATCTCTATCAACTGCGGATCCATGCTTTTGTGCTCATGTCGAATCACTTTCATTTGGTTCTCACCGCACCCGAGGGTAATCTAAGTGACGCATTACTTTATTTTCTGCGAGAGACCAGCAAGGAGATTACGAGATTAACAGGTCGGATTAATCAAACTTATGGGGCGAGAAATTATAAAACTCATCTGTCGAGTTACCATTATTTTATAAATACCTATAAATATATCTATCAAAATCCACTTCGAGCCGGAATATGCGATCATGTGGAAAACTATCCCTATTCAACTTTGGCCGGTCTTTGCGGAAACAAAAAACTAATTATTCCATTGATGGAAGACACTTTATTGTTCGAACCGAATTTTAGAGACGATACATTGAAATGGTTGAATATACGTCCGAGCATTGAACACGAAATACAAATGAAAAAGGCCTTACGCAAGTCAAAGATGTTCTTTCCCAGCAATAGAAATACCGGCAAACCCAGCTCTCTTGAAACCGAGCTCCTATAATGACGTCTCGCATCCGCAAAAGGTACCGGGTACCTATTGGAGCCAGAAGCCGACCCATTCTTTCATGGCGATACGGTGTTTGACTTTGAGGGGCCAGTTTTTGGTGAAGTCGGCGAGGAATTCTTTTTCCCTCTCGAGGAGAATTCCGCTCAGGAGAATTTGGGTTCCGGGACCGGCGGCGGCTTTGATTTCGGGTTGCAGTTCGAGAAGAACTCCGTCGATGATGTTAGCGACGATCAGATCGAGATCTCCTGAGTAGGCCGTGATGTCTTCGTACCAATCGACATTTGTAATTTTATTGAGCGCCAGATTTTCGAGGGAGACGCGCTTACATTCAAGATCAATATCACTTTGCCCGATTTCGCTCACGCCCAATTTAGACATCACCATGGCGAGAATTCCCGTGCCCGTTCCGATGTCGAAGGCCCGAGTGACTTTTTTCTCTTTAAGCACTTGCGTGATCAATTGACTACAGATCTGAGTGGTCTCGTGCGTACCGGTTCCAAACGCCATTCCCGGATCGATAAACAATGGAATTTTAGCCTCGGGAGGAACTGGTCGCCAGCTCGGAACAACCCAGATATCGCCGTCACAAAGTGAGAAAGGTTCGTACCCTTTCTTCCATTCCTCTAACCAGTCCTTCGCCTGCTCGCGCACCACTAACACCGACGCTTGCGAAAATTTATTTTGAATCGACTCACGAATGCGCAATGGATTTTGCGAAAGATCAAAGTAGCCGACGAGATGAATTGATTTTTTAGGCTTCAATGTGGGATTAAATCGAACATCGGGCTGCTCGAAATCTAATTTTTCGCTCACACCGAGCGCGCCGATTTCGAAAAGATAAACCGTGACGTCGTCTTCTAACTCACGGGCGATATCGGAAACATAAACTTCAAAGTAATCACTGGTATTTGCGGAGTCCAAATTATTTTTTCTTAGACACTTGCGAGATGCTCGCCGGAGCACGAAGCGACGCTTGGGATTTTACAACCTGCGTGGCAGGCTTACCTGCTCTGATCGTGCGGCCAGGAGACTTTGCTTTTTTCGCCTTTGCGGAAGCTTTCGCTGCCAACGGAGCCGGAGCTTTTGCCGGTGCATTCGACTCAAGGCTCGCAAGGTGTCTTTTCCCTTCTGCAACGAGATCTTTAGCACTCGTTTTTTTATCGAGTAAAGCGATTTCTTTGGACTGAGGATCTTGTGAAGAGAGCCCTGCGTTTTTCACTGCGGCTCCCGCTTTAATTGATCCTAGATCCAAGCGATCGCCGACCATAAACGCTTCGTAATCTAATAAGGGTCGTTGCTCTGGAGTTTCCATGCTCAATTCGCGCGCCACACTCAACCGTCCGTCAGCGTGAATAATTTCCAATTCACCCACCTTCACCTTAAGATCACCAACGGAGGCATTCTTTAAAGGATCGTGGACCGGTAAGCGACGAAGAACTTCGACCGTCGAACCTTTTTGTAAACCCATCGCCGTTCCGCCATTGATAAAGTACTGACGATAAGATTTGTCTTGCTTAGAAAGTGGCAGATTTTTTCGAACTTCAATAATCACCGCTTCGGTGGCCGCTTTGACTTGAACCTCAATGATTGAGGTCATTACAAAAATCATGAGGATTACTGATTTATTCATTCGCCGACTCCGTCGTTAGATCAAAGTTAAGATGGTTTCACCACCTAATAATCTATCGGCTCATTTTGAGAATTTGATGACGAACTTTAGTCTAGTTCAAATAAAAAAAGCCCGCAGTTCTGCGAGCTTTATTTGCATTTTTCTGTCAGAGATCAAGCCTACTGACGAATGCCCTGAGGTTGTTGTGGCGGAGAGTATTGCTGTTGAGGCGCACTCTGTGTTCTCGCAAAGAAACCGCAGTTGTAAAGAGTGTCTGGAGAAATATCTACCGGCTGCTGAGTTTGGCGACTTAAGCACATCACTCCTACTAAATATCCATTCTCGTCCAGGAATGCAGGATTTTGTGGGTCAGGGTTGACCACCGTGAGAGATCGACCTACGCCCGATGGCATGCAGTTATTTCTTTGGGACAAATTGATCGAGTACGTAGCTGTGCAGTAAACATTTTGATCATGCACACAGTTGACCGCACCGTAAGCAGAAGGCCTTCGGGGAGTATTCGGAGCTTGTGGCACGGGCTGGAGTTGCATGTGATTTCGAACACTAAATGTTCCACTCACTCTCTGGGTTTCCCGATCCCATTGTTCCATTAAAGCTTGGATGCGAGCCTCTTCGGCCGGTGACATTTGCTCGTCATCTTGTTGCTGTGGACCCTGTGAACGCGGCTGAAACTGAGCGGGCATTCTCCAACTTCTGGGAGCGGATTGAGAGGCACACGCGACAAAAAGTGCAGATAGTAAAAGTATAGAAATGAATTTCATAAAACTCCCTTTTGATTCTAAAATTTAAGCATCAAATCAGGGATGCGACAATGGAAAAGCGATCCGTCGTCTCACCAAAGGTGAGCGCTTAAACATTCGCTCAGGATGAGAAAGCTCACTCTGGCTCAAGGCGCCCACTCAAGATGATGGCGCTGGATGTAGGCTGGGACTAAACTTCCGCGGTCGGAGGTTTCTTAGCAGGATGAGTGATGCGAACAGCGACTCCGGCCTCGGCCGCACGACTCTTAATAGAGTGGGCGCTTCCCTGGACAACTCGCTGCTGAAGCTTGCTAAAGATCGGCTCGCGAATTTCGAGTTTGTTATCCTGAAGTACGCACTGACGACCGGTCTTGTTCGTCACATGGATCATGATCGGAGCTTTTAAATTTGCGGTCATT
Proteins encoded in this region:
- a CDS encoding acyl-CoA dehydrogenase family protein, which codes for MKPFEALDFYNIDSLLTDEERAVRDSIRNYVTQNIMPSIATHYHNHTFPKNIFKELGALGALGANLTGYGCAGLGHVSYGLIMQELERADSGIRSAISVQGALCMFPIWAYASEEVKNKFLPAMARGEVIGCFGLTESDHGSNPSGMQTRAKKKGNDYVINGSKMWITNGGLADIAIVWAKLEDESDRITGFIIPTNTPGFSTRTIEKKFSLNASVTSELIFQNCVIPGEYRLNVSGLKGPFSCLNHARYGISWGAMGSAMACFDEAKNYALTRIQFDKPIASFQLVQAKLVYMLSEITKGQLLSYQLGRMKENNTATPQQISLAKMNNVSKALEIARITRDILGASGITLEYQCGRHMMNLESVNTYEGTEDIHRLILGEHITGIAAFK
- the rfaE2 gene encoding D-glycero-beta-D-manno-heptose 1-phosphate adenylyltransferase codes for the protein MWTPPDLTTVLNQWRSEKKKIVFTNGCFDLLHIGHVRYLAEAKKLGDVLIVGVNSDDSVKRLKGPQRPIQTQSDRAEILMGLKSVDHAEIFTQDTPEELIRKVHPDILVKGGDWKVEQIVGGTYVQGYGGQVWSLNFIEGRSTTQIIEKATK
- a CDS encoding 16S rRNA (uracil(1498)-N(3))-methyltransferase, which codes for MRRYWLGDLDRQKSQITFDGEIFHHICVVCRQDVGSKFEVLTSTGWAALVEVIEVGKKSGVAKVIEWREVPALPKPHIHLALSVPKIATLEGVLEKSVEMGVHSIHPFFSDFSFVKTQSSLLKDKRKRFEKILISATQQTGRADRLNLTEAVHLDELLKTFKTQEKTAGVFAYEGEGGSLKAALQEVQGKIDHIWIFVGSEGGFSHKEVELFKSINLFPVSLGQQVLRVETACVTLLGIIKYELGVI
- a CDS encoding 50S ribosomal protein L11 methyltransferase, translating into MDSANTSDYFEVYVSDIARELEDDVTVYLFEIGALGVSEKLDFEQPDVRFNPTLKPKKSIHLVGYFDLSQNPLRIRESIQNKFSQASVLVVREQAKDWLEEWKKGYEPFSLCDGDIWVVPSWRPVPPEAKIPLFIDPGMAFGTGTHETTQICSQLITQVLKEKKVTRAFDIGTGTGILAMVMSKLGVSEIGQSDIDLECKRVSLENLALNKITNVDWYEDITAYSGDLDLIVANIIDGVLLELQPEIKAAAGPGTQILLSGILLEREKEFLADFTKNWPLKVKHRIAMKEWVGFWLQ